GCTCTCTATAGCCTGGGTCAGTGGCCCCCAGTGTAGTGCTCTGGTGCTGTGCTTGCAGCGTACCTGGGTAAAATGAATGAGTGACACAAAGTCACATGTCTTGTGTGCCCTGTGATGTTAAAGTCCAGTGTTCATGCGTTGTTGGTGAAAggcaatttttcattttaatgctttgtttgacaaaatttaaaaactgttcacTCACTGTTGGCATATCCTACTGCCTATTGAAATTTTACTTGACTATAACGATGGCACTGGAAAGCCTAGTTGTTACAAGAAGATAGAAGACACATTTTGTTTTCAGGtgtataggaccctctggatgtcCTTTAAGGACTCTTGTCTACGCTCTAGAGTTCAGTTTTCTAACAACTGTCATTTGATTTCCTCTAATTATAGGCTCTAGGGGATCAGCAAGGCACAGGCTACCCTGAGCTGAGAAGTGACAGGGTTCTGATTCCTCACCCACTCCCAGTGCATCCCTAGGGCCAGCTGTTTAGCCTGTGTCCAGTCTCCAGAAGGCTACTGTGTGTCTCTCAGTCTGTGATCTGAGTTCCAAAGACCATGGCTGACAGCTGagatttaaaggaaaacaaacagtgTGCATGTGATCCAAAGCCAAGGTCTTCTTTTATTAAGACACCTCCCTTTTTTTATACTGTTTGCAGTCAGGGAACTTCCACAGGTGGCTGCTTTGAAATGCCAGTGTCTCCCAAGAAGGCTGGGCAGAGTTGACACTCCCAGTTTTATAGATAAGAAACCTGAGACCTAGAGGGAAGGTTTTCTGCCCCAAAACACATGTCGACATCATTTCTCTTAGCTGGTATCCTCTGGTTGCCTAAGACACTCATAGAAGAACTCACTGGAAGGAGCTAAAATGTTCACATTCTTTTCTGTACCAACGTTTCCAGCTTTCCACGAAGTAGGAGGGTATGAGGCCTTCATGGAGAAGTACATGAATGCTATTCCCACGATGGTTTCTGATGGAAACACAACAATCAGGAAAGAATGTTACACTCCCAGGGAGGACTCATTCCACATATTCCGAGATCCTCTTAAGGGAGACATGCCGTGGCCTGGGCTCATCTTTGGCCTGACCATCCTCGCCCTGTGGTACTGGTGCACGGATCAGGTATGCAGTCTGGGTGTGCAGGTGGACAGGGAGCTTGCGTGACCGAGACTCCCACCTGTCTGGCTCATTGGGGTTGAGTATATAAAGGAAGGCTCACGTGGCCTGTGGGTTGCTGGGGACAGAGGCTAAAGACTCCAAGCAGAGGAGCTGGGATGCCAGGAGAGGGTCACAGAGCCATGGGCGGCACAGCTCCTCACTGGCATGTTCCCGGCAGGTCATTGTGCAGCGCTGCCTTTCAGCCAAGAACATGTCTCATGTGAAGGCCGGCTGCACGCTGTGTGGCTACCTGAAGCTGCTGCCCATGTTCCTCATGGTGATGCCAGGCATGATCAGCCGGATTTTATACACAGGTAAGTGTCCTCTAGCTGAGCTCAGGCCATCGGGGTCGCCTGTGTCAGGTGGTGTGCACACCGGGGGCATAGACATCTTGGGTTGccttctttgatttctttgttatttgttatttattatttatttgcattttaaagttgTCAGATAGCAGGCTTGCCTGGCATTCTGGATTTGATCTCTGGAGGCCAcggagtggaaggagagaccgaCTCTCTTGTTTCCTCCACTGCTGACTGCTTTCTATTTCCCCTAATCTCCCACCCACAGTCATGCCATCCTCCAGGTTCCCTCTTCAGGAAACATGTTTGGCCTCTGCGGTACCTGTACCCTCGCCTCCCAGGCTTGTAGTGCTatctaataatttattttgtaatgttgTGTTTTGTAATTTTAACATCGACACAGCCAACCCTGTGTTCTGTGCTGAAGGCCCTGTGTTCTGAGCCCTGTTCTGTGGACTGTTGCCTTGTGGGGGCCTCACGCCTTGTGATTTGACATCTTGAATGACGAATTCATCTTTGGTCTTTCTGTGGCCTCCCAGCATTTCAGTTTACacattattgttattaataaaaataattttccattcgCTGTCATGAATCAAAACTGTCTTGAAATGCAAAGataacagcaataaataaatacagtaccACAGAGGGACAGCTTGGCAAGCATCCTCCAAAATGAAGTCAGAATAGTTGGCAGACACTTGctatgttgtccttggctggctgcTCCCTCTAGGCTCCCACATGGCTGTACCGGCTTGTCTATCATGAGAAAGATATAATTGCCCTCTGTACTCATAACTCACACATCTGTGGATCTCCAACTAGCtacatattattaaatattaacatttaatattaataaatattaaaatatttgtaccTACACTGAGATATATAAATTTTTGCTTATCACTTCCCCAAACAATATCGTAGAACAACTGTTTCCATAGCATTGACAGCTTATGATGTGCTGTAAGTAATCTGGAGGCTTAGGGGGAAGATGTGCACATGTTACAGCAGGTGCGATGCTGTTTTATTTAAGGGCTGAGCACCTGCAGACTTTGGAATCCACTGGGTAaggagaagccagaagccagtcACGCATGGATACCAAGAGTCAGTTGTTTAGCAAATGGAACGACTCATACTGTAATGGCCactgcatatatttatttataaaatactactatagctgggcatggtggcgcacgcctttaacctagcactcaggaggcagaggcatgtggatcgctgtaaattcaaggccagcctggtctacaccgtGAGTCTAGGACTACcgagataacacagagaaatgctgtctcaaaacacacacacacacacacacacacacacacacacacacgaaaccaaacagcaaaacaaaaaacaaaacagcaacaacaacaacaaacccacaaaatACTACTATAGTGAATTGGTGCTGTATAGGACACTGTTAAATGAATACTTAACAAATGTTTGTTGAGATGAATTCTAGAAATTTCTCCCCGATTCTAGATCTTGTTTCCTTCCCCTCCCAGCATATTTCTTTCTGATCTCTGCTCCAGATTTCCCACACCTTGGGGATCACTCCAGTTTTCTAGGGATTTGACTGTATGTTTAAGAGCTACCATGGTTTtcaggagagggggaaaaagacaaCTATCATCACCAAGCTGCTAAGATAGAGTCAGgtgtctcctccttcccccacaagttgtttctttgtgtcctttccttctctgcctaAAAACCATCTTCTCTGATGGTGAGAGCATCAAGGTGCATCAGGGCTGACAGGGCAGGGCTATGACACCAGGCCTGAGCTGGGAGACCTTCTCTTCCTGGCATTGTTCCGGTGTTGGCCAGGAATGTCTCATGTGAAGCGCTGCTTTAAGATGGTAAACACTGCATCTCTTGCCCCAGTGAACACTTGCTGACCCAACTTTTCACCTCTCTCTAGAAAAAATCGCCTGTGTGGTCCCCTCAGAATGTCAGAAGTACTGCGGCACCCCAGTGGGCTGTACCAACATCGCCTACCCAACCTTGGTTGTGGAGCTCATGCCGAATGGTAAGACTTTCTTGGGAGGCCAGTTTGGCTTAGACCCCACCTAGACTTCTGGGTGCATTCTGGGGAAAGCCACTTCCAAGCCAGGGGTGTGCACAAAGGTTAAAGCTCCGCTTCTGTATGTTTGAGTTTAGTTGGGGTTTAGAAGTCCTGGGTTTTGTCCATCAGTTGTGCTAAAAGAAAGGCCCCTTTCTGTGCCTGTCTAGATAATAATCTAAAGCAGTTAAACAAAGGGGCTAtaacagccattttggaaaacagtatggaggttcctgaaaaaaaaaaattaaaagtagaattaCCATAGGTTTCAAGATATGAATCCATAGAGTGTTCTTGTCCAAGGGCCATAAAGCCAGGATGTTAAAGAGACATCTGCATTCTAGTGCACATTGGAGGCCTGTGCACAATTGCTAAGCTATGAAGCCAAGCCACGTGTTTAAACATAAATGGATAAAAACATGGTCTATGTGAACGATGGGGTGACAGTCAGACTCACGGGAAGGCAGTCCGTCCATTGTGGTTATGCAGATGCTGCTGCGGCTGTTGAGTGCAATAAGCCAGCAGCAGAGACTCAAGTGCTGAGTGAGCTCACTTAATATTTAGAattgtgttcgtgtgtgtgtgtgcatgtgtgtctgtgtgtgtgtgagtgtgtgtgtgtgcgtgtgtacacgcATCTGGGAGCCACAAGTAGACATCAAGTCTCCACTTCTATTATTActtaaatagtttatttattataattgtaagtgtgtgtgtgatgtgtgcatgtgggtatcaGAGGGCTGCTTTtagaagctggttctctcctcccactgtagATTCTGGGGATGAAACAcagatcctcaggcttgtgcGCTCATCACTTTGACCCACCGAGCCAGTTTCCTAGCCAtgcatctcactttttttttcacaattttaaaaattcatactgtgataaaaatattaagtatgtAAGAAGGAAATTTACAAAGTTGTagagaactttttaaattttttggtttattgagccagggtttctctgtgtagccttggctgtcctggactcactttgtgcaccagcctggcctcgaactcacaaagatccacctgcctctgcctccttgtgtgctgggattacaggcatgcgccactgtatTTGTAGAGAACATTTTAACTGACAACAATTTCAATAGCATACACTTTTGCGTATTTATAATAgttcttttcctatttatttattttttattactaaaatataattatatcacttccccccattcacttttcttcttccaactcctcccatgtgctCCCCTTTTCTCAAACACCtggcctttaaaatttttaacacacacacacacacacacacacacacacacagctgagtcCACATAGTGTTGTTTGTCtgtatatgatttcagagctTACCACTTGGTATAGGAGCTCATGCCTGGGAGAAGACAGCTTCTCCCACTCTTAGTGCCCCTTAgatgcctgtagttctttgcttATGGGTGGGCCATCCATATTAGCATGTCTATTAGTGTTGTCCTTGTTGGGGCCTTATTTAAGCAGCCATATGGTTAAGGTATCATGTGTGatgcttccctgtcatttctaggagacaaaatTTTACAGCAGATTTCCTGGTTCTCTGGCTTTTATACTCTTTTTACCCTGTCTTCCGAGACATGAGCCTTTAAGCCAGGCACATTTTGCTGTGGTTGTTGCtgctgtggttgttgttgctgctgtgattgttgttgctgttgtggttaTTATTTTGACTCACAATGTCTCATTGAACTTGGGAGCTCACagttttggctagactggctgactggGGAGCCCCAATACCTGTGCGTCCCCTCCCtaccagcactggggttatagacCTGTGCTACAGTTCCTGGCTTTGTGCAGATGCTGGGGCTCTGAGCACAGGTCCTCATTGCTTATGTAGCAGATACCTCCCCCCACTGAGCCACTGTCTCAAGCTTCCTccccttgtttgtttatttattatgttttcttttcttttgaggaaCAGTCTTGTTAGGTAGGACAGGCTAGCTGTGAACTGAACTCACGTTAATCTTCTTGTCCGGCTCCCCCAGCGTGCACCGCCGTGTCTAGCttccttttttaaacttttcaccACCAACTTTACACACAACCTTGAGCAAAGCATCTGTATAAGAGTGGGAGTAATATTTAACTACTCCACTGAACTCTGACTGCTTATTAATCGAGGTCCCAGTGAGCAAAAGTCACGCTGGTCTCTGCAGGAATTACGTTACTTCTCCAAATGGGCGGGCTCGGCCCCTCTGCTCTTATGAGGCCGTAGCACGCGGTAGAGCGGCAAAAAGATGAGTGCAAAACAACAAAACGCTGATTCTGGGGTCCTGGGCTGCCCCCTGGCTTCTGAGAATACTGAACTCCCAATGCTGTTCTTGCGCTAGACCACACAAACatttcccacttctccccttaCATCAACTCCATAGCATTTAATGTCATTGATCAGTCGTCTTTCTCGAATCTTTCCCTTTGGATTCATAATATTATTGtctcctctttgtctctttccctATCTTCTTAGGCTGCCTCGTTTTGGTCCCGCTTGTAGATTCAGCTTTTTCCCTCCCAGTGGTTGTCGTCCCCGtctgccccttccttccccttcccccgccctactccccatctcctcccacccaccctccccccactaaTCCACATCAGTTCTGTCCATTTTGTCTCCTAATTATCATGTACTTATCTTTTGCTTCTCTTACCTTACTTACACTATGATTTTTTTGGGAGCCCTGGGCtgctataaaattatatttaacacACATTTGTTGAGTAGACAAGTGAATGAAAGTTTAATAAGAGTAGAAAAATGAGAGGaagctctggagagctggctcagcggttaagaaaaatgagaggaaattAAGTTGCTTGTCCCTATACTGTTCAAGCCACCGATGACAAAGCTGATGTCGGCAGAGCTGAAATAGGTCTTGCGGCAGGCCAGGTACAGACCTGCTTCCTCAGGTGATTCATTAGAGTGGCTCACAGGCTGTGCGCCAGCCAATCAACAGTCACTGTCTCCCAACAGAAAGCCCAGAACTTAGTAGCTGTTCAGcccacaaggctgggtgtctcCGCAGGTCTTTAGCATCCGCTGCAATCCCTAGGGAGTAGGCTCGCCTATGCCAGTGAAGGGATGAGCTTGCCAGCGAGGGCGAGGGCGaacaggcaaagagcaagagctCCCTTCATCCGCTtcctttatatacaggctgccaccagaaggtgtggtccagagTAAGGGTGGGATCTTCCCACCTTGAATGATTTCATTAGGAAAAGCCCTCACAGGTGTTGCCCAACCGCTCGGCATTTAGTCAATTCCAGATGTAGCCAAGCTGACAACTAAGATAGCCATCGCACTCCGCACGCTCCGCCCTTGCCAGGTGTGatctgcctcctctctccaggCACCCACTCATGGATGCCTTTTCATCCTCTTTGCAATCTAGCGTAGACAGCCTTCTGCTGTACGGTGAATCTTTTTGGTGAAAGTCCTCATGAAAATCCCCCTAGTTGGAAACCCCCACCACGCTCACCGCCACCAGCGCCGTCATCATTACCACTAAATTGGAAAGTGTCTAATATCTTGTCTCTGAATCATTGTCTGCTGTGGTCTTAGAATTGAAAGCTACAGTACATTTCTTAAAAACATCTATTCTTTCTTGAGAGATAACACTTGAGGACACGTCGTGGTTTCTAAAAGCACACAAACCTTGGATACTGGTATATGGAGCAGCAGGGTCTGGGTGATGGATTTGTCCCTCAACACCCTGTTCTCTTCCAGGACTGCGAGGCCTTATGTTGTCCGTAATGATGGCATCACTCATGAGCTCCCTGACCTCCATCTTCAACAGCGCCAGCACCCTCTTCACCATGGACATCTACACCAAGATCCGAAAGAGAGCGTCGGAGAAGGAGCTCATGATTGCCGGAAGGTGAACGCAGCACCCCCTCCTGCACCCCAACACATACCACGGAAGCTTAAAAGACCCCAAAGGTTCCACCCACAGCAGTTCTCATGTTAGGCAAGGTTGGCAGACGCTTGGTATAACTGGAGATAGTGACCTTTCACtgatattctctttattttcGGTGGTGCTGGGCGACTGAACGCGGGGCTTTGTGCATTCTGGGCAGGTGCTACACCGCAGAGCTAGATCCCCAGCTCTGGCATTTCACCTCACGTTGAAAACAACTGAACAGTGTCCCACTGACATTAGAAGAAACGTAAGAAGTCCACTTCCTTATCTCAGGCTGCCAATGAGCATGGCGGAATGAAGCTCTCTGTGCCTTAACTAGGCCTGGGCTGAGCAAAGCCAGGCCCGCCATCCGCAGCCGATTAAGCCCTTCCCAGGGCTCTGCGCTGCCTCAGGATGGTTTCCACTCACCCCTCTTACTGCTCTTCTTTGGGACCCAAATGTCCCTGACACTGTGTCAATCCTTTGAAGCAacgttttttgttttaaaaaaatgaagtgaagGTTGGTTGACATTTAGTTTGTGAATACACCCTGTAAATGATAAAGCAACCCCTATGTACATGGGTATTTTAATAAATGGTGCTGGAGTTGAACTTGGCCCTTTGCACATATTAGGCAAATACTTTACTACTAGGTTGCATCCCTACTCCTTTTTTTTGAAAACGTAAGGGTCTCCTCCAAAACAGACCATCTGACCAGCACAGAATCTGCGACTTTGCGCCCTACTGAGTAGCACTGTGATCTCTATGGGTGTTTTTCTCAGAAGGCTCCTACTAAAGAGAAAACCAGTGTGTTGACAGTGCCCTACGACTGGATTGAATCTTAATTTTGCGCGCCCCTGTGTCTGCATACTGTTGGTAGCACTGACGCTCTGCTGTGGGGCATTTGTTTCAGGTTGTTCATCCTCGTGCTGATCGGCATCAGCATTGCCTGGGTGCCCATCGTGCAGTCGGCGCAGAGTGGGCAACTCTTTGATTATATCCAGTCTATCACCAGCTACCTGGGGCCGCCCATTGCGGCTGTCTTCCTGCTTGCTATTTTCTGCAAGAGAGTCAATGAACAGGTAGGCAGTGGTCCAGTGGCTCCCGGCAAGCCAGTGTGCTGCAGAAGCTGCttatgggaggagggggagagggtggggggagggggaggaggatggaggtGGGGCTTGCACAGTCTCTGGGAGAATGATTCTGTATCCCAGAGACTTCAAACAGGAATGGATGTGCAGCTATAGGTTTGGATGGTTCGGTCTCAAGGACCCAAAAGGCTCCCTGAGAGTTGGCATGAACCCCCAGGAGTTGGTATCAGACCCACTGTTTCTGGCTCCTTGGTTCTTACTACAAGGTTCCAACTAATAGTGTATATTTTCCATCcgttttccctctctttttagGTAtctactttctattttctttgaattGGTCTCTGAAATGCTTGTGTTTACATTGCCTTCCTGAAAACTAACTTTAAACCATAGGGGCCTTGTTTAACAAAGGAGAAATAATAGAACAAAAGTGTCtcctatgggggtgggggtggggtagggggtggggactGTGACAAGAGAGCTTCGCCTTCCTCactctttgacaagacaggtcgTGTGGTATGACGTGACGTATGAGTTAGAACTGAGGGCCACGCTACGCTTTTCACATTCGTACGGCTTCTCCCCAGCATGGGCTCACTGTGCACAGTGAGGTTTACACATATAAGGTTTCCCCCCATTATGAATTCTCTGATGGATGCGTATGTGTGAGCtgcaagggagagaaaggaaggcttCCCTTGGTCACTATGCACACAAGCGCGGTCTCCGCTCTGAAGCCTCTGGTGGACAACAAGGCGGGAGAGCTGATGGCTGCTTCTCCACCCTCACCTGCTCCGCTGCATGAACTCTCTGGTGCACAGTAagacacctgcacacatctgGCTGCTCACTAGCCCTTTACTGTTTCTATCCGTGCAATCTTTATGACTCTGGCTTGACTCTGTGGCTCCCACCAGGAAGTCTTGTTTGTAATCTCCGGCTGAGCAGCTCCAGAGGATACCCTAGTGCAAGTTACCTGCAGTGTGAACTTGTCTTTCAAGTCAGAATTCTTCAGGGCCCAGGGAAGGACAAAGTCCTGGTGCTCAGGCTGCTCACCTGAGGAACTATGTAAGATAGATGACAAGTGAGCCATAAAATGTGGGACAGAGTGTAACTAGGCAGGGATTCAGAAAGAGCTATGCCAACAGACACTGAAACCACCAGGGAAGGCTCCTTGGAAGAGGTAAGGCAGAAAAGGGTTTAAAGTCAGAGAAAGGGAATtcaagatggagggagagagagagagagagagtgagagagagagtgtgtgtgtgagagagagagagagagagagagagagagagagagagagagagaatgtatgaaGAATAGAAGACACATGTTGCTGAAACACTAAATAAAGTCAGATGCATGGACAGTGCGACTTAACAGTTACACCCGAATCTGAATTTCAGCGCTCTGGCCCGTGATGACCTAGAAGAGCCTGTTGtcctccatttcttcatttctgcctTCTGCTGCTTAGGACAGTGACAGTGCCTGTTCCTTCCTTGTTTTAACACAATTAACCCCGGGGGTTTTCTTTTCCAGGGAGCCTTCTGGGGACTGATCCTAGGCTTTTTGATCGGAATCTCCCGTATGATCACTGAGTTTGCCTATGGAACCGGGAGCTGCATGGAGCCCAGCAACTGTCCCACGATCATCTGTGGGGTCCACTATCTGTACTTTGCCATCATCCTCTTTGTCATCTCTGTCATCACCATCTTGGTCATCTCCTTCCTCACCAAGCCCATTCCAGATGTGCATGTAAGTACCCACGTGAGCTCTTTCCAGATCTGCCTGTAAGTACCCACGTGAGCTCTTTCCTGCTCTTATTTAGAACACCGGAGCAGCTCACACTTTCCATGACTGACATAGTTCCGGCTTGTCGTTGGTTTCATGTGGAAGGAGACAGGATGGAAACCATGGAATGCTTGCTGGACCAGCACCGTCCAGTGCAAGTGTTACAGCCCAGAATTCAGTCTCGCAGCTAATCCACAGACTCTGCTCTCTGAGCGACGGTTACAAGTGAAATGAGGTCGCTTGGCAGGCAGCATAATAGCCTAGGTTAGAAGCTCCTGGCAAAAATAAGAAGTTATATTTCTTGTGAAAGTTCCATGGGCAAGTCACCAGAAATCCCAACAAGGAACATGCCTCATTACAAAAATCATCACACTCGGTGAAACCTGAATGATGGTTTAacttcttgacttttttttttttttataattgagGCATTTTTAACACTATGTCTCATTCTGTTTTCTGATGCTATAATTGAATACCACGGACTAAGTggattataaataataaaagttctTTTCTCTCCCAGTTATGGATACTGGAAAATCCAGGGTTGAGAGTTTTGTGTGGGGAGAGGCTTCTCAGAGCTTAACATGTTAGCTGGTGTCGTGATAGAAGTTgtgtgagggagaaagggagaaagggtagAGGCCAaacttcatatctctctctctctctctctttctaaaaaagtttttttttttttttttttttttttttgcgtgttttgcctgcaggctagaagtgggcaccagatcacattatagatggttgtgagccaccatgtagttgctgggaattgaactcagtacctctggaagagcagtcagtgctcctaacctctgagccatctctccagcccaatccctcccctctctctccgaAAGGTTATCCCATGATATCAGTATTAAGATGTAATAGGGTTCCCGACCTCCAAAGATAATCTGAATATTACATTCTGATATTTGTTTTGGATGAGACATTCAGACCCCAGCACACTATCAATGCCCACCCATTTCAAGACCCCAGAAATCATAATACACTTCTTTGGCCGCATATGCTGCTGTTGGATTAAAGTTCTTACCAATTCAAAGAAGAATAACCAATCATGGGCCCGTCCTATTACAAC
This DNA window, taken from Acomys russatus chromosome 22, mAcoRus1.1, whole genome shotgun sequence, encodes the following:
- the Slc5a1 gene encoding sodium/glucose cotransporter 1 — its product is MDSSTWSPAVTATGAPIQSYERIRNPADISVIVIYFLVVMAVGLWAMFSTNRGTVGGFFLAGRSMVWWPIGASLFASNIGSGHFVGLAGTGAAAGIAMGGFEWNALVLVVILGWVFVPIYIKAGVVTMPEYLRKRFGGKRIQIYLSVLSLLLYIFTKISADIFSGAIFINLALGLDIYLAIFILLAITALYTITGGLAAVIYTDTLQTAIMLVGSVILTGFAFHEVGGYEAFMEKYMNAIPTMVSDGNTTIRKECYTPREDSFHIFRDPLKGDMPWPGLIFGLTILALWYWCTDQVIVQRCLSAKNMSHVKAGCTLCGYLKLLPMFLMVMPGMISRILYTEKIACVVPSECQKYCGTPVGCTNIAYPTLVVELMPNGLRGLMLSVMMASLMSSLTSIFNSASTLFTMDIYTKIRKRASEKELMIAGRLFILVLIGISIAWVPIVQSAQSGQLFDYIQSITSYLGPPIAAVFLLAIFCKRVNEQGAFWGLILGFLIGISRMITEFAYGTGSCMEPSNCPTIICGVHYLYFAIILFVISVITILVISFLTKPIPDVHLYRLCWSLRNSKEERIDLDAGEEEDTREDPKDTMEIDTEVPQKEKGCFRRAYDLFCGLDQDKGPKMTKEEEEAMKMKMTDTSEKPLWRTVVNINGIILLAVAVFCHAYFA